The following are encoded together in the Actinoplanes sp. N902-109 genome:
- a CDS encoding PP2C family protein-serine/threonine phosphatase: MADAMGAVRRLLDLRHRSRPEDLPPALAAVAPLLGATRMVALMIDYEQISLWPLHGTPGDTEPRKADDTLAGQAFRTAATIGADSCLWLPMLHGAERLGVLEVGLREEPSERLRRDLEVIAALVAELIASRRFYGDAVERTRRRMPMQLAAEIIWNQLPPLTFAANRALVTAVLEPCYDVGGDAFDYAANGDVLHVALFDTVGHGISASALTTLTLNTYRNARRSGLGLADTYRSIDKWIRAQYPGSFVTAVLAELDTTTGVYRRIAAGHPAELHLRGDRAMPAPPTPTALPLGLGHMVRRPPRVTEVLLEPGDTLVLYTDGITEARSADGLLFGTDRLGEFIRDEMRARTPAAEMMRRLIHTIVSYENGELRDDATAAVVQWVP, from the coding sequence ATGGCGGATGCGATGGGGGCGGTGCGGCGGCTACTGGATCTTCGCCACCGCAGCCGCCCGGAGGATCTGCCACCGGCCCTGGCCGCCGTGGCGCCGCTGCTGGGCGCCACCCGGATGGTCGCGCTCATGATCGACTACGAGCAGATCTCGCTGTGGCCGCTGCACGGCACCCCGGGGGACACCGAGCCCCGCAAGGCCGACGACACACTGGCCGGGCAGGCATTCCGGACCGCGGCCACGATCGGCGCCGACTCCTGTCTGTGGCTGCCGATGCTGCACGGCGCCGAGCGGCTCGGGGTGCTGGAGGTGGGCCTGCGCGAGGAGCCCAGCGAGCGGTTGCGCCGGGACCTGGAGGTGATCGCCGCGCTGGTGGCCGAGCTGATCGCGAGCCGGCGGTTCTACGGTGACGCGGTCGAGCGCACCCGCCGGCGGATGCCCATGCAACTGGCTGCGGAGATCATCTGGAACCAGCTGCCACCGTTGACCTTCGCCGCCAACCGGGCCCTGGTCACCGCCGTGCTGGAACCCTGCTACGACGTCGGCGGGGATGCGTTCGACTACGCGGCGAACGGGGACGTGCTGCACGTGGCCCTGTTCGACACCGTGGGGCACGGGATCAGTGCGAGCGCGCTGACGACGTTGACGCTCAACACGTACCGCAATGCTCGCCGGTCGGGTCTGGGGCTCGCCGACACGTACCGCTCGATCGACAAGTGGATCCGGGCGCAGTATCCGGGCTCGTTCGTCACCGCGGTGCTGGCCGAGCTGGACACCACCACCGGCGTCTACCGGCGGATCGCCGCCGGGCATCCGGCCGAGCTGCACCTGCGCGGCGACCGGGCGATGCCGGCACCGCCCACCCCGACGGCCCTGCCGCTCGGGCTCGGGCACATGGTGCGCCGGCCGCCGCGGGTGACCGAGGTGCTGCTGGAACCGGGCGACACGCTGGTGCTCTACACCGACGGGATCACCGAGGCGCGCTCGGCGGACGGGCTGCTGTTCGGCACCGACCGGCTCGGCGAGTTCATCCGCGACGAGATGCGCGCGCGGACCCCGGCGGCGGAGATGATGCGGCGCCTGATCCACACCATCGTCTCGTACGAGAACGGCGAGCTGCGCGACGACGCCACCGCGGCCGTGGTGCAGTGGGTGCCCTGA
- a CDS encoding BTAD domain-containing putative transcriptional regulator, whose translation MSLDVRVLGEVQIRIDGEPQLRRAQEKKALAILVAARGPLRPEAFLGAIWDAGHPTARDALLAPVIARLRRILRDHGLDITSARQSRGYQLVGDRLSEVVDAYRFERLARSALALLEADDDEAAEPAFATAADAWTGEPFAEFATGWAGAEPMWSFRAGLSRVREKLVEQMARTALTQGRYDRAGTWSGLEMSHGLERYDALWLLRVLEVLRSHGVPAAEELVELGNKEGLDPATTARAFDLISLHEYGIDVHRPLPGALVVRCRQLDDLSPWRAVAGALWAHLRRDLSQGSITAAQRKLVVDFVAADEPAAGAHSGRDLGQLIALLAALLRAVLRSMPLVLTFEDAHLISPVARQVLDELADRLREWPLELRTTGVAAAVAPDHDERAALRAYEIMAGRVAQGERLTAPVAVQMARYAQRARRLLPAETVARAMLAAARAERRGYAARAAVDWAEAGLRLEVPAPLTFELLMTLGDAHADLGATAEASRQYRLAYDAAEGRPELQAGAAVRLARQWSDPGLIDEQMVFLLRRALAGLDPRADAVRLQLQAHLAHKSTMAVPSDLASGPDLARGTLAELTAAYDPEVRCEVLNECRWGLYDYAPPGELAGVAENLREAAIAAGSPYFQSEALLALIIDHLRLGGLPYVHAAVKDHRKLVAEHPRPQGEWLQGVLDTLMHLWRGTFEGAAAWLFGPGRQAVDELRSRPVVPADNLRQTWQGQAYWLLRELGRTEELFAQDLTGDIEHDAHFPIWPAALILACCDTGRHEEAADRLGALLIRHHRFAGWPPHGWTTPTAALLAEAVAALHPDPVAVEALPLLRAMLAPHRDELVLAGWPVAVAGPAARFIGLLALAEGDAGTAVENFAWAATLAQDSPPILARIRYDHARALRHDAPRESAALAQRAHATAARLGMVTLAAAAAELC comes from the coding sequence ATGAGCCTCGATGTCCGGGTCCTGGGCGAGGTCCAGATCCGCATCGACGGTGAGCCCCAGCTGCGGCGGGCGCAGGAGAAGAAGGCGCTGGCGATTCTCGTGGCGGCGCGCGGGCCGTTGCGCCCGGAGGCGTTTCTCGGCGCGATCTGGGACGCCGGCCATCCGACCGCCCGGGACGCGCTGCTGGCCCCGGTGATCGCCCGGCTCCGGCGGATCCTGCGCGACCACGGGCTGGACATCACCTCGGCCCGCCAGTCCCGGGGTTATCAGCTGGTCGGTGACCGGCTGAGCGAGGTGGTCGACGCCTACCGGTTCGAGCGGCTGGCCCGCTCGGCGCTGGCCCTGCTGGAGGCCGACGACGACGAGGCCGCCGAGCCGGCGTTCGCCACGGCTGCCGACGCCTGGACCGGCGAGCCGTTCGCCGAGTTCGCCACGGGCTGGGCCGGTGCCGAGCCGATGTGGTCCTTCCGGGCCGGGCTGTCCCGCGTACGGGAAAAGCTGGTCGAGCAGATGGCGCGGACCGCGCTGACGCAGGGCCGCTACGACCGGGCGGGGACGTGGTCCGGGCTGGAGATGTCGCACGGCCTGGAGCGGTACGACGCCTTGTGGCTGCTGCGGGTGCTGGAGGTGCTGCGCAGCCACGGGGTGCCGGCCGCCGAGGAGCTGGTCGAGCTCGGCAACAAGGAGGGGCTGGACCCGGCGACCACCGCGCGGGCCTTCGACCTGATCAGCTTGCACGAGTACGGCATCGACGTGCACCGCCCGTTGCCGGGCGCGCTGGTGGTGCGCTGCCGTCAGCTCGACGACCTGTCGCCGTGGCGGGCGGTGGCCGGGGCGCTGTGGGCGCACCTGCGCCGCGACCTGTCCCAGGGCTCGATCACCGCCGCGCAGCGCAAGCTCGTGGTGGACTTCGTCGCCGCCGACGAACCGGCGGCCGGGGCACACAGCGGGCGCGACCTCGGCCAGCTGATCGCCCTGCTGGCGGCCCTGCTGCGCGCGGTGCTGCGCAGCATGCCGCTGGTGCTGACGTTCGAGGACGCCCATCTGATCAGCCCGGTCGCCCGGCAGGTGCTCGACGAACTCGCGGACCGGCTCCGGGAATGGCCGCTGGAGCTGCGGACGACCGGGGTGGCAGCGGCGGTTGCCCCGGACCATGACGAACGGGCCGCGCTGCGGGCGTACGAGATCATGGCGGGCCGGGTCGCCCAGGGTGAGCGGCTCACCGCGCCGGTTGCGGTGCAGATGGCCCGGTATGCGCAGCGGGCGCGGCGGCTGTTGCCGGCCGAGACGGTGGCTCGCGCGATGCTGGCGGCGGCGCGGGCCGAGCGACGGGGTTACGCCGCGCGGGCGGCCGTCGACTGGGCGGAGGCCGGGCTGCGGCTCGAGGTGCCCGCGCCGCTGACGTTCGAGCTGCTGATGACGCTCGGGGATGCCCATGCCGATCTCGGTGCCACGGCCGAGGCGTCCCGGCAGTACCGGCTCGCCTACGACGCTGCCGAGGGCCGGCCGGAGCTGCAGGCCGGCGCGGCGGTGCGGCTGGCCCGGCAGTGGTCCGACCCCGGGCTCATCGACGAGCAGATGGTCTTCCTGCTGCGCCGCGCGCTCGCCGGTCTGGACCCGCGAGCCGACGCCGTACGACTGCAGCTGCAGGCCCACCTGGCCCACAAGTCCACCATGGCGGTGCCCAGCGACCTGGCCTCGGGGCCGGACCTGGCCCGCGGGACGCTGGCCGAGCTGACCGCCGCGTACGACCCCGAGGTGCGCTGCGAGGTACTCAACGAGTGCCGGTGGGGGCTCTACGACTACGCCCCGCCGGGCGAGCTGGCCGGGGTGGCCGAGAACCTGCGCGAGGCGGCGATCGCGGCCGGTTCGCCGTACTTCCAGAGCGAGGCGCTGCTGGCCCTGATCATCGACCACCTCCGGCTGGGCGGGCTGCCGTACGTGCACGCGGCCGTGAAAGACCACCGCAAGCTGGTCGCGGAGCACCCGCGCCCGCAGGGGGAATGGCTGCAGGGTGTGCTGGACACGCTGATGCACCTGTGGCGCGGCACGTTCGAGGGGGCGGCGGCGTGGCTGTTCGGCCCGGGCCGCCAGGCGGTGGACGAGCTGCGCTCGCGGCCCGTGGTGCCCGCCGACAACCTGCGCCAGACCTGGCAGGGGCAGGCCTACTGGCTGCTGCGTGAGCTGGGCCGCACCGAGGAGTTGTTCGCCCAGGATCTGACCGGCGACATCGAGCACGACGCGCACTTCCCGATCTGGCCCGCCGCGCTGATCCTGGCCTGCTGCGACACCGGCCGGCACGAGGAGGCCGCCGACCGGCTCGGCGCGCTGCTGATCCGGCACCACCGCTTCGCGGGCTGGCCGCCGCACGGCTGGACCACGCCGACCGCCGCCCTGCTCGCCGAGGCAGTGGCGGCGCTGCACCCCGACCCGGTGGCCGTCGAGGCACTGCCGCTGCTGCGCGCCATGCTCGCCCCGCACCGCGACGAGCTGGTGCTGGCGGGGTGGCCGGTGGCCGTCGCGGGCCCGGCGGCCAGGTTCATCGGGCTGCTGGCGCTGGCCGAGGGCGACGCCGGCACCGCCGTCGAGAACTTCGCGTGGGCGGCGACGCTGGCCCAGGACTCGCCGCCGATCCTGGCGCGGATCCGCTACGACCACGCGCGGGCGTTGCGCCACGACGCGCCCCGCGAGTCGGCGGCGCTGGCCCAGCGGGCCCATGCGACGGCGGCGCGGCTGGGCATGGTCACCCTGGCCGCCGCTGCTGCCGAGTTGTGCTGA
- a CDS encoding phosphatase PAP2 family protein, translated as MNLRTRLPVVAAVTVAVLVPFALLAALVAGNWRPLHDGDAAVSTALHDWALRHPGWVDVAGWVTNIFNPNPLRLAALILVVWLWRRGARGAALWVVTTMTAGGLLGLLLKLLIERHRPDFLDPVARAAGYSFPSGHALNAALAAGVFVLTFLPLVRRKWLLWTAGAAVAGLTGLSRIVLGVHWTSDVVAGWLLGVAVVAATTMAFTRRGPLHALAEGVDPALDPVAEQVDA; from the coding sequence ATGAACCTGCGGACCCGGCTGCCCGTCGTCGCCGCCGTCACCGTCGCCGTGCTGGTGCCGTTCGCCTTGCTCGCGGCGCTGGTGGCCGGCAACTGGCGGCCACTGCACGACGGCGACGCGGCGGTGTCCACTGCCCTGCACGACTGGGCGCTGCGGCACCCCGGCTGGGTCGACGTCGCCGGGTGGGTGACGAACATCTTCAATCCCAACCCGCTCCGGCTGGCGGCGCTGATCCTGGTGGTCTGGCTGTGGCGGCGTGGCGCCCGCGGGGCCGCGCTGTGGGTGGTCACCACCATGACCGCCGGCGGCCTGCTCGGTCTGCTGCTCAAGCTGCTGATCGAACGGCACCGCCCGGACTTCCTCGATCCGGTCGCCCGGGCGGCGGGCTATTCCTTCCCGTCCGGGCACGCCCTGAACGCCGCCCTGGCCGCGGGCGTGTTCGTGCTGACCTTCCTGCCCCTGGTACGGCGCAAGTGGCTGCTGTGGACGGCCGGCGCAGCGGTCGCCGGTCTGACCGGCCTGTCCCGGATCGTCCTGGGCGTGCACTGGACCAGCGACGTGGTGGCCGGCTGGCTGCTCGGCGTCGCCGTGGTCGCCGCGACGACGATGGCCTTCACCCGCCGCGGCCCCCTCCACGCCCTGGCCGAAGGCGTGGACCCGGCCCTGGACCCGGTCGCCGAGCAGGTCGACGCTTAA
- a CDS encoding phosphatase PAP2 family protein, with protein MSEVVVQFLKRIFAPVLVLFVVMVGLGLLITKVLEHTWPFTVEDAVNRDFAHHRDGAGNAISYVFSTIGSTPVIIGVTAVVAVILRLTLKRWREPLFLCGAVSAQALIFFFTTLVIDRHRPTVSHLDSSPPTSSFPSGHTSASVALYVGMALVLAGLTTRGWLKAVCWLLVLVPVGVALGRLYRGMHHPSDVTASFFNGITCVWIMARGILDRSVKWARRTLRPAGPGRLAAAR; from the coding sequence ATGTCCGAGGTCGTGGTGCAGTTCCTCAAGCGGATCTTCGCTCCCGTACTGGTGCTCTTCGTCGTGATGGTGGGCCTCGGCCTGCTGATCACCAAGGTGCTCGAGCACACGTGGCCGTTCACCGTGGAAGATGCGGTCAACCGCGACTTCGCCCACCATCGCGACGGCGCGGGCAACGCCATCTCATACGTCTTCAGCACGATCGGCAGCACCCCGGTCATCATCGGCGTCACCGCCGTCGTGGCCGTCATCCTGCGGCTGACCCTCAAGCGCTGGCGCGAACCGCTCTTCCTGTGCGGCGCGGTCAGCGCCCAGGCCCTGATCTTCTTCTTCACCACGCTGGTCATCGACCGGCACCGCCCGACCGTCAGCCACCTCGACTCGTCCCCGCCCACCTCCAGCTTCCCGTCCGGCCACACCTCGGCCTCGGTGGCGCTGTACGTCGGGATGGCTCTGGTGCTCGCGGGCCTGACCACGCGCGGCTGGCTCAAGGCGGTGTGCTGGCTGCTCGTGCTGGTGCCGGTCGGGGTTGCGCTGGGCCGCCTCTACCGCGGCATGCACCACCCCTCCGACGTGACAGCCTCCTTCTTCAACGGCATCACCTGCGTCTGGATCATGGCCCGGGGCATCCTCGACCGCAGCGTGAAATGGGCCCGCCGGACCCTGCGCCCGGCCGGCCCCGGCCGACTGGCTGCCGCCCGCTGA
- a CDS encoding SRPBCC domain-containing protein — protein MIRHDTFTIQRHLDLPPPEIFAAFADTAVRRRWTRLPGSGATYEQDFRVGGGETASSTFTTLDSPPERLGYRSRFLDIVPGHRIVYGYEAIVDATVRWTSLVTVQLHDDAPGTRLDWTEQVTFLACAGDGSRDLAHLRGATVLRLNGLDAALTSAPPPRAQRVKGWL, from the coding sequence ATGATCCGGCATGACACCTTCACCATCCAGCGGCATCTCGATCTGCCGCCACCCGAGATATTCGCCGCGTTCGCCGATACCGCGGTCCGGCGGCGGTGGACCCGGCTTCCGGGCAGCGGAGCAACGTACGAGCAGGACTTCCGGGTGGGTGGCGGGGAAACCGCGAGCAGCACCTTCACCACGCTGGACAGCCCACCCGAACGGCTGGGGTACCGGTCGCGGTTCCTCGACATCGTTCCCGGGCACCGGATCGTCTACGGCTACGAAGCCATCGTGGACGCCACGGTGCGATGGACCTCGCTGGTCACCGTCCAGCTCCACGACGACGCCCCCGGGACCCGCCTGGACTGGACCGAGCAGGTCACTTTCCTTGCCTGCGCCGGGGACGGCAGCCGGGATCTGGCCCACCTGCGCGGCGCCACCGTGCTGCGGCTCAACGGCCTCGACGCGGCTCTCACCAGCGCGCCGCCACCTCGGGCTCAGCGGGTGAAGGGCTGGCTGTAG
- a CDS encoding helix-turn-helix domain-containing protein, which yields MANLLGTELAERGIAPDCIQTIELVRDLLARAGDRWTVLTVTALASGPLRFTALHEQISGVSQRMLSQTLRALTRDGLVTRTAYPQVPPRVEYALTPLGYSWHEAVNGLVQWVRDNQHGIARHRDEFDQTAATGAAGPPRA from the coding sequence ATGGCGAACCTGCTGGGCACCGAACTCGCAGAGCGTGGGATCGCGCCGGACTGCATCCAGACGATCGAGTTGGTGCGCGACCTGCTGGCGCGGGCGGGCGACCGGTGGACGGTATTGACCGTCACCGCCCTCGCCTCCGGGCCGCTCCGCTTCACCGCGTTGCACGAGCAGATCAGCGGCGTTTCCCAGCGGATGCTGAGCCAGACACTGCGGGCCCTCACCCGCGACGGGCTGGTGACCAGGACCGCTTATCCGCAAGTGCCGCCGCGGGTCGAATATGCGCTGACACCGCTCGGCTACTCGTGGCACGAAGCCGTGAACGGACTTGTGCAATGGGTCCGGGACAACCAGCACGGCATCGCCCGCCACCGCGACGAGTTCGACCAGACAGCCGCTACGGGTGCAGCCGGCCCGCCCCGGGCGTAG
- a CDS encoding DMT family transporter — MRKDLSALIVAGLLWGTTIPLSKVALIGIGPGWLTVLRFAVAGLPLAILARRALRAALTPGVVVWGAIGYGGVLLLQNAGIARTSVSHSALIVGAVPMLVAVLGLVTRSSRTGGLTWAGLGLSLLGIIVIAGHGGGSATLAGDALVAVSALLSALFLMAQPRLLAGRNPMAVTAVQFGAGALTGLPFALISGSLPVPGPIPAAAALALTIAGTVLPFTLFAYGQSRVSPETAGAFLNLEPLVGFLLGVVLFGDVFAGPQLTGSIAVLAGIALTSVPLLLRPAAPARDHANRRRRAPRILHTPDTPGVLLPHTPLPPAPTFVEAGTTPADPHPRHATRS; from the coding sequence ATGCGTAAAGATCTCTCCGCGCTGATCGTCGCCGGCCTGCTCTGGGGCACCACCATCCCGCTGAGCAAGGTGGCGCTGATCGGCATCGGCCCGGGCTGGCTGACGGTGCTGCGGTTCGCCGTCGCCGGCCTGCCCCTCGCGATCCTGGCGCGGCGCGCGCTGCGTGCCGCGCTGACCCCGGGCGTCGTGGTCTGGGGTGCCATCGGGTACGGCGGGGTGCTGCTCCTGCAGAACGCCGGGATCGCGCGCACCAGCGTCAGCCACTCGGCACTGATCGTCGGGGCGGTGCCGATGCTGGTCGCCGTGCTCGGCCTGGTCACCCGCAGCTCCCGCACCGGCGGCCTCACCTGGGCCGGGCTGGGCCTGTCGCTGCTGGGCATCATCGTGATCGCCGGTCACGGCGGCGGGTCGGCGACCCTGGCCGGTGACGCCCTGGTCGCGGTGTCGGCGCTGCTGTCGGCCCTGTTCCTGATGGCCCAGCCGCGCCTGCTGGCGGGCCGCAACCCGATGGCGGTCACCGCGGTGCAGTTCGGCGCCGGCGCCCTGACCGGCCTCCCGTTCGCCCTGATCAGCGGCAGCCTCCCGGTGCCCGGCCCGATCCCGGCCGCGGCTGCGCTCGCCCTGACGATCGCCGGTACGGTGCTTCCGTTCACCCTGTTCGCGTACGGTCAGAGCCGCGTCTCCCCCGAGACAGCCGGCGCCTTCCTCAACCTGGAGCCGCTGGTCGGGTTTCTGCTCGGGGTCGTCCTGTTCGGGGACGTCTTCGCCGGCCCGCAGCTCACCGGCAGCATCGCCGTCCTGGCCGGCATCGCCCTGACCTCGGTCCCGCTCCTGCTCCGCCCCGCCGCACCCGCCCGCGACCACGCCAACCGCCGCCGCCGCGCCCCGCGGATACTGCACACCCCCGACACCCCCGGCGTGCTGCTCCCGCACACCCCTCTCCCACCCGCGCCGACATTCGTCGAGGCCGGGACGACCCCCGCAGACCCGCACCCGCGGCACGCCACCCGTTCGTGA
- a CDS encoding Lrp/AsnC family transcriptional regulator — protein MAVRLDETDVQLLNELQQDADRSNLELARIVGLSPAATLNRVRRLKKSGVIRTVSARLDPGQAGFPLQVYVSATLARHDPRASKVFEQAVLALPQVIAADWVAGEIDVMLLIVARDVAELQQVLLQLSLKGAQRLTTLLRLQEIKPTSPLPLTP, from the coding sequence ATGGCAGTCCGACTTGATGAAACCGACGTCCAGCTGCTCAACGAGCTGCAGCAGGATGCCGACCGCTCGAACCTGGAACTCGCCCGCATCGTCGGGCTCTCCCCGGCCGCGACGCTCAACCGGGTGCGCCGGCTCAAGAAGAGCGGTGTGATCCGCACCGTCAGCGCCCGCCTCGACCCGGGTCAGGCCGGCTTCCCCTTGCAGGTGTACGTGTCGGCGACGCTGGCCCGGCACGACCCGCGCGCCAGCAAGGTGTTCGAACAGGCGGTGCTCGCTCTGCCCCAGGTCATCGCGGCGGACTGGGTGGCCGGCGAGATCGACGTGATGCTGCTGATCGTCGCGCGGGACGTGGCGGAGCTGCAGCAGGTGTTGCTGCAGCTCTCGCTCAAGGGGGCGCAGCGCCTGACCACGTTGTTGCGGCTGCAGGAGATCAAGCCGACCTCGCCGCTGCCGCTCACTCCGTGA
- a CDS encoding NADPH-dependent F420 reductase, translated as MTTVGFIGSGNIGSTVARLAVAAGYDVVLSNSRGPGTLADLVAQIGPNARAATAAEAASAGDIVVVSVPFKAYQDLPVEQLAGKLVLDTNNYYPQRDGNFPELDNGETTSAELEQKQLGSAQLVKVFNNIYFKHLGSLARPAGAADRTALTIAGDDSKAKQTATAFLNAIGYDTVDVGPLAESWRVEPDRPAYGGPYGSFEDPAGTPADVAKVRAAVAEAQR; from the coding sequence ATGACGACTGTTGGTTTCATCGGAAGCGGCAACATCGGCAGCACGGTCGCCCGGCTGGCCGTGGCAGCCGGCTACGACGTGGTGCTGAGCAACTCCCGCGGCCCCGGGACGCTCGCGGATCTCGTCGCCCAGATCGGGCCGAACGCGCGGGCCGCGACCGCCGCGGAGGCCGCGAGCGCCGGCGACATCGTGGTGGTGTCGGTGCCGTTCAAGGCCTACCAGGATCTGCCCGTCGAGCAACTCGCCGGCAAGCTCGTGCTCGACACGAACAACTACTACCCGCAGCGCGACGGGAACTTCCCGGAACTCGACAACGGCGAGACCACCAGCGCCGAGCTGGAGCAGAAGCAGCTGGGCAGCGCGCAGCTGGTGAAGGTCTTCAACAACATCTACTTCAAGCACCTGGGGTCGCTGGCCCGCCCGGCCGGCGCCGCGGACCGCACCGCGCTGACCATCGCCGGGGACGACAGCAAGGCCAAGCAGACCGCGACGGCGTTCCTCAACGCGATCGGCTACGACACCGTGGACGTCGGCCCGCTGGCGGAGAGCTGGCGCGTCGAGCCCGACCGCCCCGCGTACGGGGGCCCCTACGGCTCCTTCGAGGACCCGGCCGGCACCCCGGCGGACGTCGCCAAGGTCCGCGCCGCGGTCGCCGAAGCCCAGCGCTGA
- a CDS encoding TetR/AcrR family transcriptional regulator: MRQDARENREKILAAAETVFGAHGGAGSTEEVARMAGVGIATVFRHFPTKESLLEATLQRHFDHLDEQARALAAEPDPGTALRALIDALIRSGGTKLTLASALSDSTTAPPGIQSAADRLRDAVGAALRRAQQAGAARPDVGVPEVYLIIRGLAQVTATAPAAPAVLDKAIALVVTGLTAPARASDVGRTRK; the protein is encoded by the coding sequence ATGCGACAGGACGCCCGGGAGAATCGCGAGAAGATCCTGGCAGCCGCCGAGACGGTGTTCGGCGCGCACGGCGGCGCCGGGTCGACCGAGGAGGTGGCCCGGATGGCCGGGGTCGGCATCGCCACGGTGTTCCGGCATTTCCCGACCAAGGAGTCGCTGCTCGAAGCCACCCTGCAGCGGCACTTCGACCACCTGGACGAGCAGGCCCGCGCCCTCGCGGCCGAGCCGGACCCGGGCACCGCGCTGCGGGCGCTGATCGATGCCCTGATCCGCAGCGGTGGCACCAAACTCACGCTCGCCTCGGCCCTGTCCGACAGCACCACCGCCCCGCCGGGCATCCAATCCGCCGCCGACCGGCTGCGCGACGCCGTGGGTGCGGCACTGCGCCGGGCCCAGCAGGCCGGAGCCGCCCGGCCCGACGTCGGCGTGCCCGAGGTCTACCTGATCATCCGCGGGCTGGCGCAGGTCACCGCGACCGCCCCGGCAGCCCCCGCCGTACTCGACAAAGCCATCGCCTTGGTGGTGACCGGGCTGACCGCACCGGCGCGGGCGAGTGACGTCGGGCGCACCCGGAAATAG
- a CDS encoding nuclear transport factor 2 family protein, translated as MIEPADVVTAVADGVCQLARGTLTPADREALIDAMAALYAEQTDVRHPFAPLGDTPLRTRAEVREHFSRIDGEGVERYDVVDARVHRTDDPEVVIFEFTYAGSLRGRDFAVPCIFVMRVRDGVIVESRDYADHIGMARAFDRLPALASALAG; from the coding sequence ATGATCGAACCGGCCGACGTCGTCACCGCAGTTGCCGACGGGGTGTGTCAGCTGGCCCGCGGCACTCTGACCCCGGCCGACCGCGAGGCGCTGATCGACGCGATGGCCGCTCTGTACGCCGAGCAGACGGACGTGCGCCACCCGTTTGCGCCGCTCGGCGACACGCCCCTGCGCACCCGCGCCGAGGTGCGGGAGCACTTCAGCCGCATCGACGGCGAGGGGGTCGAGCGCTACGACGTGGTGGATGCGCGGGTGCACCGTACGGACGACCCGGAAGTGGTGATCTTCGAATTCACCTACGCCGGCTCGCTGCGCGGACGGGACTTCGCGGTGCCGTGCATCTTCGTCATGCGGGTGCGGGACGGCGTGATCGTCGAGTCGCGCGACTACGCGGATCACATCGGCATGGCCCGTGCCTTCGACCGGCTCCCGGCGCTGGCCTCGGCGCTGGCCGGCTGA